CGGTGTGGACGAACTGACCCAATCGGCCGAACAGGTGCGGTCCGAGTTCGCCGCGCAACGGGCACAACGAGCCGAGCGGCTCGCGAAAGTCCAGACCGACGGTACGCTAGAAACGCTGCGCTCGATCGGTCGCGTGTACCGGAATCACCTCGCGCGGACGAAAACCCCACCGACCGCGGACGACTTCCGCGAGCTGATCGGCATGTGGCGCGGGCGCCGCGACGACCAACCGCCGGTGATCCAGTGGGGCGTGGACCTCGCGCGCGTCCCGACCCCGACCGGCACCGCGCTCGCCTGGGAGCGGACCCCGGGCGCCGACGGTCAGCGCTGCGTGCTGCTGGCCGACGCCGAAACCGCGAAGCTGATCCCGGAGCCCGAGTTCGAGAAGCTCCCGCGCGCGAAGTGAGGGGCTCGCGATCTTGGGCGCCGAGTAACGATCCAGAAGCGAACAGTCTCGCGGATCGGTCGGTCCCATTTCCCGGCGCTACTCACATCGCGCCGGTGCGTGCCATTCGCTAATATCGCCTACCATCACACGGCGCTTTCGGCGCCGGTGAACGGCACCGCACACAACTCGCGGAGCGACCGCAAGCCGTGCAGGAACGGTGTGCGCAGATTCACATTTCGGGATTGCAGCTATGCCGATGATTTCCAAACTGCGCGCCGCTCGCGCGTCTACCCAACCCGAACCCCGGACCGGTTCGCGCGAACTGCGCATCGACGCGGGCGACCACATCGCCTGGGCGCGCGGGATCGCCCGCGGGGTACGCGCCGACTTCGGGTTCGCGATCGGGTCCGAGGAGGAACTCGAACTGGAGGGGTGCGCGCTCGTCACGCTCACGATGCTCATGGGGCGGTTCGATGAATCGCGCTTACCGCCCACCGGCGACCTGTTCGGCGCGTTCCGCGGATTCGCCGCGACCTGGCTCCGCTCGGAGTGCCGGCGCGAGGCCCAGCGCTTGCGCAACGGCGGGCTGTACCGGACCACCGCGGGCTCGGCGCTCACCATTGGCCCGCTGCCCACTTCGGCCGAGGGCGAAGAAGAGGTCACGGACCCGATCTCGTTGGAAGAACCCGACTACGACGGCGGGATGGTACCAGGGCGCGCGACCTTCCGGACGACCAAACGTGCGGCCCACACGCCGAATGCCGCGGCCGTCCCCGGGAATACCCGAGAGCGGTTCGCGGCGGTGCGCGCGAAACTGAAGAGGGGGCCGGCCGTTACTCCGGGATCAGCGACTTGAACAGTTCGAGCGCGAGGTCGTCCAACGGGGTGGCCGTCCACTTCACCACGAACGCGAGCGCGGGGCCGTGAACGAGCCGTCGGAGGAACGCGCTACCGTCGGTGGCGCTGAGCTTTCCGTCGGCCACTCGTGAGGCGACCTTTTCGATCAGCTCTAGAACGGAACTATTCATTTTTTATCCTTGCATGCGGTCTGAAGAGTAATTAATATCTCAAACGATTCGCGGTTATGGGCGATCCGCGGGTCGCGACGCCGGTTGGGGAAACCCGCCGGCGTTGTTTTTTCTGCTGATTTCGCGCTTCAGCGCCGCGGGGGAGGGCACATTCCCCCAGGGCACGCGCTAACCGTTCGCGGGTGCAACCAGCCGGTCACGGTCGGCGCCGGTGTCCCGATCCACCGGAGCCGATCTCCTCCAGCGCACGGACAACTGATCTCGCACGGACACGTTGACACAACCGGTACGGTTGGCGTAACCGGCTGAATCCGCGACTGCGGCTTAGGTACAACCAGACCCGGCCGGTGGTCGCGGATGAACTCGCGGACCGGGCCGGCGGACACGTTCACCGGCGCGCCCGTCCCGAACCCGACGGTCACCAAACACAGAACACCCACGCGCATCACGTTCCCCTCCGAACGAAGACATGAACCAAAACAGGGAGTCCGCCAGGGGCCGCGCGCCCTGGCGGACATTAACGACAACCCATTGTCACTTCGGTTCCAGTTCCAGCACGATGCGCTTGACCTTGCGCCCGCCGATGGTGATGGGCGTAGCCGGGGGCGGGGTGATGATGATCCCGTCGCCGGTATCGGGCGGAGTCGGTGGATTCGGAACGGTTGGGTCATCGGCGGGCAGTAACTTCGCGGGCTGAACCAGCCCGAACCCGCTGGCGGTATCACGGCCCGTGGGGGGGAGATCCTTCGAGGTCTTCGCGATGGCGGTGGCGAAATCGGCCGGCGCCCATTTGATGCCCCGCGCCTTGCAGTACGAGACGAAGAGGGCCGCGCACCCGGCCACGTAGGGCGTGGCCATCGAAGTGCCAGACATGGTGGCGAACCGGTCACCGGGGTAGCACGAGCGGACGTTTACACCCGGCGCTGCGACTTGCACGTTCTTGCCGCGCGACGAGAAACTGGCGACGGCCTGGTTACTATCAACGGCCGCGACGCACACCACGCCCTCGAAGCTCCCGGGCCAGCCCGCCGAGCCCTCGCGCGGTCCGCTGTTACCCGCTGCGGCAATCACGATCACGTTCTTGGCCAGCGCGCGTTTGACCGCGGCCTCGATGCGCGAATCGGGTGCGTCGGAACCCAGGCTCATCGAAATCACGTCCGCACCGTTCTCAACGGCCCAATCGATCCCGGCCGCGATCCAGGTCGAGAGCCCCGAGCCGTTATCCCCGAGCACCTTCCCGGCCAGCACCTTCGCTTGAGGCGCGACACCGATCACCCCCACGCCGTTCTCTTCGGCCGCAATGATTCCCGCGCAGTGGGTGCCGTGCCCGTTCACATCAGAATCACCCGAGCGCGACCCGGTGAAATCCTTGGACGCGGTGACCTGGTTCTTGAGGTCGCGGTGCGAGTGGTCGTAGCCCGTGTCCAGCACGGCGACCGTCGCGCCCTTGCCCTTCGTCTGCTTCCAGGCATCGGACACGCCAATGGTCGCATGGCCCCAATCGACCACGTCGCCGGCATCGGCCTGGATCACGATCTGGTTGGGAGCCAGCTCGCCAGGTGGGAGCTTCCACTCGCGGTCCGGCTGATCTGGTGCCAGTAGTGCGTGCGGGGGCGGGGCTGCCGGCGGAACAGGGACGCGCGCCGGCAGCGGAGCGAGTACAGAAACAGCGAGCGCGAAAATGACAATCGAACTGAGTCCGTAGACGTATCGCATCACTCCTCCGGGGTGATTCGGCTTCGTAATGGGCATACTCGGCCGATGGCGACCCGCAGGCGCCTGCCGGTAGTAGGGAGCCAGGTCGCAGGCGCCTGGCTGGTGCTCGGGATTAGGCCAGCAGCGTGGGGATGACCGTGAGCCAAGTCGAGTCGACCAGTTGGACGCGCCCTGCTATTCCACCAGACGCAACGACATCGAGCGCGTAGCGCCGATACCCCGGCGCAGCGGGCACAGTTACCGTGAACACGACTGTGGGGTTGGTCGCGCTAGCGTCGATGGCACCCACAGAGGACGTCGAGATAGACCAGCCGTCAGACCGGGGATTGGCTGCATCGACGGCCGGGCGCGCGGGGCCAGAACGCGGCCACTCCGGGTCTTGGCGCACCGTGAGCGTGAACGTGCCGTAGTCGCTCAGTGACAGGCCCGCGCGGAGCGCACATTCCACGCGCACGGTCTGGGCCTGGAGTGCCGGCCACCGGTAGATCGGGGCTTCGCGGATGAGTGGAGGCACGGTCGGCGCCCTCAGCAATCGAGATTCACGGTGAAGATCGAAACAGACCGATCGGCGCCGGCCAGGATGATCACAGATTCATCGGTGCCGCTCAGGGGAACCGTAGACCGATCACTGCCGGTCATGCAGACCGCGGCGCCCGTGATCGGGAGTGCCGGTGTACCGCCTCGGCGCGGCCCCGGTACCCGCACGGCACGCGCGAGGAACGGGCGCGCGAGCCTGCCCCGAGCCACGAGCACCGAGATCGGTCGACGAACCGAAACGCTGCCAGTCTTGCGCTGGGGCGCACCGACGAATGGCTTGCGGCGCCGGACTCCGGTGATGATCGTCGGCACGGGTTACTCTTCGTAGGTGGCCTGGATCGCAACAGTTGGTGTGCCCGTCGAGGTACACTCGATGTTGAGGGCCGTTCCACCGGGCACGCGAATCTCCATGCCGGGCGGCAAGAATTCGATCACGCCAGATTGGTCTGGAACCTCCCAGATTAGTCCGGTGTCGGTCGGGCTGGTCGGCTCGACGGTGGCGTTCGTGCCAGATGTGGCTTGAAGTGCCTCGCTATCACTCGAGTCGTTCTTCCCCGGTGTCGCTCCGGTGAAGGTGCCGAAGTTCGTACTCGAGCGCGTCGCGCGCACCTTGACCGGCACCCCGGTACCCCCCGCCGCGGCCTTCCCGAACAGCCGCAGGCTCCGGATGAGCACGCGCTGGTTGGTGGGTGCCTTAATCTGCAAGACGGTCTTCGCGGTGTTCGCCACGAGCGCGACTTCGCCGCTATTTACATGCGCAACAA
This region of Gemmata massiliana genomic DNA includes:
- a CDS encoding S8 family peptidase, with protein sequence MRYVYGLSSIVIFALAVSVLAPLPARVPVPPAAPPPHALLAPDQPDREWKLPPGELAPNQIVIQADAGDVVDWGHATIGVSDAWKQTKGKGATVAVLDTGYDHSHRDLKNQVTASKDFTGSRSGDSDVNGHGTHCAGIIAAEENGVGVIGVAPQAKVLAGKVLGDNGSGLSTWIAAGIDWAVENGADVISMSLGSDAPDSRIEAAVKRALAKNVIVIAAAGNSGPREGSAGWPGSFEGVVCVAAVDSNQAVASFSSRGKNVQVAAPGVNVRSCYPGDRFATMSGTSMATPYVAGCAALFVSYCKARGIKWAPADFATAIAKTSKDLPPTGRDTASGFGLVQPAKLLPADDPTVPNPPTPPDTGDGIIITPPPATPITIGGRKVKRIVLELEPK